The Pseudomonadota bacterium genomic interval CGAAGGCGAGACGTCGCTGGCGGCCGGAGAATGAGGTCCGGGCGTGTTGCAGCCCACGGTCGAGCAGATCGCCGGTGACATGCAGTACTCACCGACACAGATGTCGTAGCCGAGATCGGCGCCGTACTCCACGGTCGTGTCCAACGAGCAGAACGCGAAATCACCCAGACCTTCACATTGCGGATCCGTGTCCGTCTCCGTGTCCGAATCCGTGTCCGTATCCGTGTCGGCATCCAAATCCACTCCCGCGTCCTCGTCGTATCCATCGCACCCGCCGTCCGGATCCGGGGCGTTCCCTTCCACCGAGAAGGAGTGATCCCATCCGAGCGCCTGCATCCTCTGGATGAACGCCAGCGCTTCGCAAGTGGGCAGGGAGGAGTTGTTGGCGATATTGATGTTGCTCTGGATCTCGGTCACGCTGTCCATCGATGAGATGTCAGTCAGCGCCTGGTTCTCTCGGATGCTCAGGTTGCCGCCGCCGACGGTGCTCAGAGAGGCGAGCCCTTCCAGGCTGGTCAGGCTGCCGTTCTCGTCGATTGCGACCCCCTTTGAATGCTGCAACCCTTGAAGCCCGTTCAGATTGATCAGGCTATCGTTGTTGTAGACGGTGAGGAGCCCTGCGACCTCTTCCAGACTCTGCAAGCCGGAAAGGCTCGCGAGGGCCGGATTCCCCCAGATCGACAACCCCGACTCGGGATCGGTCACCGCGGCGAGGTTCGCCAACCCCTGAATGCTATGCAACTCGCTGTTTTCCCGGATAAACAGTCCTGGTGTTTGCAGCAGACCGCCAAGCCCGTTCAAGTCGCTCAGCTTATCGTTCAACATGATCTCGATCTTGTCGTCGGTCCCCGTAATGCTCTCGAGTCCATGTAAGCTGACCATCACGTCGTTGTTCAAGATACGGAGCTCGACCACATGGGTGATACCGGCCAGAGCCGAGATGTCGGTCAGCTTCTTCGTCCCGTCCAGCTTCAGGCTTCCGGAAAAATCGGCGAGGTTGGCTAGCCCCGAGAGGTTCTGCAGTTCGTATTCGTTCTGGATCGTGAGACCGCCCTCGATCGTTTCGACCCCAATCAAGCCGTCAACATCTGAAAGCGGCTGATTGCCGGTGAAGGCCAGACCGCCTCCACTGATGAGCTCGAGGTTCTCGAGCCCGTTTATCGAAGCCAGCGCGTTCCCGTCGAAAACCACTCCACCCTCGACCCGGCGCAGCGCAGAGAGTCCGATTCGCGTCAGCGCCTCTCCCCCTTCGCCCTCATTGTACTCCACCCGGAAAGCGCCGGAGATCCGGTTCAGGTTGCACAGACCGTCCAGAGAAGAAGACGGAACCAGATTGTCGTTGTTGGTGATGAGCACGCTCCCGTCCACGCAAATGAGGCTCTCGAGCCCGTTCAGATTCGGCAACTGGGAACCGTTCATGACAAGGTCGCCGGTGATGCGAGTTACTCCGGCGAGAAGCGCGACGCTCGTGGTGTTGGTGATAGCGGCTGTCCCCTCGAAGACGACGTCGCCGCACTCGTCCGGACCCGCATCCGGATCCGTATCGGAATCGCCGTCGGTGTCCGTGTCGATATCGGTGTCGGTGTCCGTGCCTCCGCCATCCTCGGCACCGGACGGCTTTCTGTCATGGCTGCATCCCAAGAAGGCAGCCGCAGCAAGCAGCGCCACCCCAGCGATGGCCGCTTCGAACCCATCCAATTTACTTCTCTTCATTGGCCGACGCCGGTGCTGCAGTCACCCCTGGCACACCCCTTCAATTCTTCTACCGATTACCTCCCGTCCGAAGAAATGTGTCAAGACGTACACCTGTGACTCTCCCATCGGC includes:
- a CDS encoding DUF1566 domain-containing protein gives rise to the protein MDGFEAAIAGVALLAAAAFLGCSHDRKPSGAEDGGGTDTDTDIDTDTDGDSDTDPDAGPDECGDVVFEGTAAITNTTSVALLAGVTRITGDLVMNGSQLPNLNGLESLICVDGSVLITNNDNLVPSSSLDGLCNLNRISGAFRVEYNEGEGGEALTRIGLSALRRVEGGVVFDGNALASINGLENLELISGGGLAFTGNQPLSDVDGLIGVETIEGGLTIQNEYELQNLSGLANLADFSGSLKLDGTKKLTDISALAGITHVVELRILNNDVMVSLHGLESITGTDDKIEIMLNDKLSDLNGLGGLLQTPGLFIRENSELHSIQGLANLAAVTDPESGLSIWGNPALASLSGLQSLEEVAGLLTVYNNDSLINLNGLQGLQHSKGVAIDENGSLTSLEGLASLSTVGGGNLSIRENQALTDISSMDSVTEIQSNINIANNSSLPTCEALAFIQRMQALGWDHSFSVEGNAPDPDGGCDGYDEDAGVDLDADTDTDTDSDTETDTDPQCEGLGDFAFCSLDTTVEYGADLGYDICVGEYCMSPAICSTVGCNTPGPHSPAASDVSPSSYTRTEPVASQPIVEDSATGLVWQGCNAGLTSASCGTGTASALGWGAAVLYCDGLEWGGYSDWYLPDYHELVSIIDFDASSPSIVETAFPGTSDDLQHWTMTVHAQSSGIAWCCHFADGACNASFKTSALRVRCARRGEVELPDRFERTVVEGDPLVADYVSELAWQGCASGQIGDDCSSYVPYGYNWEDAVAYCDTLVWGGWSDWRLPTVKELTSLWRPRATVVADIAVSVFPNVPFGSFWTSTPYVYDGSDSALYVDHHDFSIAILVNYLHMEKTSAAFVRCVRDMP